A genomic region of Candidatus Bathyarchaeia archaeon contains the following coding sequences:
- a CDS encoding NAD(P)-dependent glycerol-1-phosphate dehydrogenase, with translation MQLPREVIVGEGVIEQTAEISRRLGFTESALIITGQKTHDVAGRVVEEILEKEGVEAKTHIVGSATIKDVEAVEGKIRALKPQVVFGVGGGTKIDVAKLSSARQNVPFISVPTTASHDGIASPLSSVKGLEKPFSVMAQAPIAIIADTNIIAQTPHRFIASGCGDVIAKFTAVRDWKLAHMDRNEYYGEYAASLALMSARLVMRNASLIKPQNEEGLRVLLEALISCGVAMSIAGSSRPCSGAEHLFSHALDLIKPNNALHGEQCGVGTIVMAYLHGANWKRIRETLKTVGAPTNAYELGLSKDDVVKALFMASSIRPERYTILNKLELSLEECERIAKITGVV, from the coding sequence ATGCAGCTTCCAAGAGAGGTTATCGTCGGAGAAGGCGTAATAGAACAAACTGCAGAAATCTCCAGAAGACTGGGTTTCACGGAATCCGCATTAATAATTACTGGGCAGAAAACCCACGATGTCGCTGGAAGGGTTGTTGAGGAAATTCTTGAAAAAGAAGGCGTAGAAGCCAAAACCCACATTGTAGGGTCGGCAACAATAAAAGACGTGGAAGCCGTTGAGGGAAAAATTAGAGCCTTAAAGCCTCAAGTTGTTTTCGGTGTTGGTGGGGGAACAAAAATTGACGTGGCAAAGCTAAGCTCTGCTCGGCAAAATGTGCCTTTCATTAGTGTTCCAACAACAGCCTCCCATGACGGAATTGCAAGTCCGCTTTCATCAGTTAAGGGTCTTGAAAAACCCTTTTCAGTTATGGCTCAAGCTCCCATAGCAATAATAGCCGACACAAACATAATTGCACAGACGCCCCACCGTTTTATTGCAAGTGGTTGTGGTGACGTTATTGCAAAGTTTACAGCCGTAAGGGACTGGAAATTGGCACATATGGATAGAAATGAGTATTATGGGGAATACGCCGCAAGCTTAGCCCTAATGAGTGCAAGACTTGTTATGCGGAATGCTAGCCTCATAAAACCGCAGAACGAGGAGGGACTGCGAGTGCTCCTCGAAGCCCTAATAAGCTGTGGTGTAGCCATGAGCATTGCTGGGAGCAGTCGACCATGCAGTGGCGCGGAACACTTGTTCAGCCACGCCCTAGACCTAATTAAGCCGAATAACGCTCTTCATGGCGAGCAGTGTGGTGTTGGAACAATTGTTATGGCTTATCTGCACGGCGCCAACTGGAAACGCATAAGGGAAACCTTGAAAACTGTTGGGGCGCCCACAAACGCCTACGAGCTGGGATTATCGAAAGATGATGTTGTTAAAGCCTTGTTTATGGCTTCTTCCATAAGACCTGAACGCTACACAATCCTCAACAAGCTGGAACTAAGCCTTGAAGAATGTGAAAGAATCGCAAAAATAACCGGGGTTGTTTAG
- a CDS encoding beta-CASP ribonuclease aCPSF1, with protein MAPNTEREKIEISKYILEHVPKEAEVTRVEYEGPMLAVYAKRPEILVEQSSLIADIVNVIRKRIVVRSDPSVRLPEKEAEKIAREIIPPEAEVTDVYFDPSLGEIIIEAKKPGLVIGKNGTVLQEIIRKTKWRPHVLRSPPLRSKIIAHMRHYLHSESKERERNLRTFGERIFRPKIFEVGDVRITPLGGVQEVGRSAFLVQTRESSILLDCGINPGSSKPFEAFPRFDHPAFEIDSLDAVVISHAHLDHCGLVPFLYKYGYEGPVYCSAPTSNLMTLLQLDYLDVASKQGIIPPYDQKDVRECVLHTIPLRYGVVTDIAPDVRLTLHNAGHILGSSIVHLHIGEGLHNIVYTGDYKYARTMLLEAATAEFPRVETVITESTYGGPEDIMPSRVEAEERLTKIVNETLEKRGKVLIPVPAVGRAQEIMLVLDGYMKRGLMKEAPVFIEGMISEATAIHTAYPEYLGREVRNSILHDGVNPFESDYFTVVEHPSVRQNVIDGEPCIIMATSGMLEGGPVIEYFKSLAEDERNSIVFVSYQIEGTLGRRVQKGINEVAMIDSEGKMSVVKVKMRVESIEGFSGHSDRRQIINYLTHLKPRPERVIVCHGERAKIASISNFIEKKCGIQSFAPAVMETIRLL; from the coding sequence TTGGCGCCCAACACTGAAAGGGAGAAAATCGAAATAAGCAAATACATACTTGAGCATGTTCCAAAAGAGGCGGAAGTCACAAGAGTAGAATATGAAGGTCCAATGCTGGCAGTCTACGCCAAAAGACCAGAAATCCTCGTAGAGCAAAGCAGCCTAATTGCAGACATAGTCAACGTCATAAGAAAAAGAATAGTCGTCCGCTCAGACCCATCTGTTAGGCTCCCAGAAAAGGAAGCTGAAAAAATAGCCCGCGAAATAATCCCGCCAGAAGCTGAAGTCACAGATGTATACTTTGATCCAAGCCTTGGCGAAATAATTATTGAAGCTAAAAAGCCTGGGCTAGTCATAGGGAAAAATGGCACTGTTCTTCAGGAGATTATAAGGAAGACGAAGTGGCGCCCCCACGTTTTGAGAAGTCCACCACTGCGCTCCAAAATTATTGCGCATATGCGCCACTACCTCCACTCAGAAAGCAAGGAAAGGGAGCGGAACCTCCGCACCTTTGGCGAGAGAATCTTCAGACCAAAAATCTTCGAAGTTGGGGATGTTCGTATCACGCCTCTTGGTGGCGTTCAAGAGGTTGGGCGTTCAGCTTTCCTTGTGCAGACTAGGGAAAGCAGCATCCTCTTGGATTGTGGCATAAACCCTGGCTCATCAAAGCCCTTTGAGGCATTTCCAAGGTTTGACCACCCAGCCTTTGAAATAGACTCGCTGGACGCTGTTGTTATAAGCCACGCCCACCTCGACCACTGCGGCTTGGTGCCCTTCCTTTACAAGTATGGCTATGAAGGTCCTGTTTACTGTTCCGCGCCAACATCAAACTTAATGACGCTGCTCCAACTTGACTATTTGGATGTAGCCAGCAAGCAGGGTATAATCCCACCCTACGACCAGAAAGATGTTCGAGAGTGTGTCCTCCACACGATTCCACTGCGTTATGGTGTTGTAACCGACATAGCTCCAGACGTTCGGCTGACACTGCACAATGCCGGACACATTTTAGGCTCTTCGATTGTACATTTGCACATAGGCGAAGGCTTACACAACATTGTCTATACGGGCGACTACAAGTATGCACGAACCATGCTTTTAGAGGCGGCAACAGCCGAGTTCCCAAGAGTTGAAACCGTCATAACTGAAAGCACTTATGGCGGTCCAGAGGACATTATGCCGTCAAGGGTTGAGGCTGAAGAACGCCTAACAAAAATAGTGAACGAAACCCTAGAGAAGAGGGGCAAAGTTCTCATCCCGGTGCCAGCGGTGGGCAGAGCCCAAGAAATAATGCTTGTTTTGGACGGCTACATGAAGCGGGGGCTCATGAAGGAGGCTCCAGTTTTCATCGAGGGCATGATTTCTGAAGCCACCGCAATCCACACGGCTTATCCGGAATATCTGGGTAGAGAGGTTCGCAACAGCATCCTCCACGACGGAGTAAACCCCTTCGAGTCGGACTACTTTACTGTTGTGGAACATCCAAGCGTTAGGCAAAACGTCATTGATGGGGAACCATGCATTATAATGGCTACGTCAGGCATGCTTGAAGGCGGACCGGTAATAGAATACTTCAAAAGCCTAGCAGAAGACGAGAGAAACTCCATAGTCTTCGTAAGCTACCAGATTGAGGGCACTTTAGGCAGACGTGTCCAAAAAGGCATAAACGAAGTGGCAATGATTGACAGTGAAGGCAAAATGAGCGTTGTAAAAGTCAAGATGCGAGTAGAATCCATAGAGGGCTTTTCGGGTCACTCTGACAGGCGGCAAATAATAAATTACTTGACACATTTGAAGCCTAGACCAGAAAGGGTTATAGTTTGCCATGGTGAAAGAGCCAAAATAGCCAGCATATCCAATTTCATAGAGAAAAAGTGTGGAATCCAGAGCTTTGCGCCGGCGGTTATGGAAACAATTAGGCTGCTGTAG
- a CDS encoding 50S ribosomal protein L37e, with amino-acid sequence MGKGTPSFGKRAGKTLHIRCRRCGRRAYNVSKKRCAACGYGASTTIRRYSWQTKNLNRERIR; translated from the coding sequence TTGGGAAAGGGAACACCATCCTTTGGAAAACGCGCCGGGAAAACTCTTCACATACGTTGTAGGCGTTGTGGAAGGAGAGCCTATAACGTTTCTAAAAAGCGATGTGCTGCATGCGGTTATGGGGCTTCAACAACTATTAGGCGTTATTCTTGGCAGACCAAAAACCTTAACAGAGAGCGAATCCGCTAA
- the psmB gene encoding archaeal proteasome endopeptidase complex subunit beta, with translation MSNNNVVDKLTLKGTTTVGVVCKDGVILASDTRVTMGFYVAHKHGKKIYKIDDHMAMTIAGTVADAQRTVDILTANAQLYKINMGRPMPISSAARLMANILFSARYIPLATQVLIGGVDDTGPHVFSIDPFGSLTEEKCVATGSGSPIAYGVLEDKFREGMSVAEALPIIVRAVDSAMKRDSASGDSFNVAVVDANGYRELTEEEKRKLLAAN, from the coding sequence ATGTCAAACAACAACGTAGTTGATAAGTTGACGTTGAAGGGAACGACAACCGTAGGGGTTGTCTGTAAAGACGGGGTAATCCTAGCCTCAGACACCCGTGTAACCATGGGATTCTATGTAGCCCACAAGCATGGGAAGAAAATTTACAAGATAGACGACCACATGGCAATGACAATTGCTGGAACGGTTGCTGACGCTCAAAGAACAGTGGACATTTTAACGGCTAACGCCCAGCTTTACAAGATAAACATGGGGAGACCGATGCCCATAAGCTCAGCGGCGAGGCTTATGGCAAACATCCTATTCTCAGCCAGATACATACCACTGGCAACTCAAGTCCTAATAGGCGGCGTCGACGACACCGGACCTCACGTTTTTTCCATAGACCCCTTTGGAAGCCTAACAGAGGAGAAATGTGTTGCTACAGGTTCTGGTTCTCCAATAGCCTACGGCGTCTTGGAAGACAAGTTCCGCGAGGGCATGTCGGTGGCTGAGGCTTTACCAATAATTGTTAGGGCTGTTGACTCAGCCATGAAGAGGGACTCGGCCAGCGGAGACAGTTTCAACGTGGCTGTTGTGGATGCAAATGGTTATAGGGAGCTAACCGAGGAGGAGAAAAGAAAACTTTTAGCTGCAAACTAG
- the sepF gene encoding cell division protein SepF, producing the protein MPGLGELFRKYKKEEKAETPKAEAKEKPGKTFLKAMPLRDLSDLDVVKKEVRSGNILILRITPLANKSVDDVKRAVNELCEFVESVGGDIARLGEERVVICPPNVKIWREKTPVASEPIPTAA; encoded by the coding sequence TTGCCGGGTTTAGGTGAACTCTTCCGCAAATACAAGAAAGAGGAAAAGGCGGAAACGCCGAAAGCGGAAGCCAAGGAGAAGCCCGGCAAAACCTTCCTGAAGGCTATGCCCCTCCGAGACTTATCTGACTTGGATGTTGTTAAAAAGGAGGTGCGCTCCGGAAATATCTTGATTCTTAGAATAACTCCCCTTGCAAATAAGAGCGTGGACGATGTTAAGCGGGCTGTTAACGAGTTATGCGAGTTTGTTGAGTCTGTTGGCGGGGACATTGCCCGCCTAGGCGAGGAACGTGTTGTTATTTGTCCTCCTAACGTGAAGATTTGGAGAGAGAAAACGCCGGTGGCAAGCGAGCCTATACCTACAGCAGCCTAA
- a CDS encoding LSm family protein, whose product MSEMTTEILEQNLGKIVLVRLKGGKSLRGRLKGFDQHLNLVLEETEDTTDADNTKKLGLIIVRGDNVVLISPPPR is encoded by the coding sequence ATGAGCGAGATGACAACAGAAATCCTCGAGCAAAACCTTGGAAAAATAGTGCTTGTGAGATTGAAGGGTGGAAAAAGCCTTAGAGGTAGGCTAAAGGGCTTTGACCAGCATCTAAACCTTGTTCTTGAGGAGACTGAAGACACGACCGACGCTGACAACACAAAGAAGCTTGGCCTAATAATTGTCCGCGGAGACAACGTGGTACTAATTTCGCCGCCGCCTAGGTGA
- a CDS encoding DUF1947 domain-containing protein, whose product MSKRGKRHFLKDKEAKKLLENASKSLKIALEKCFAKMPKIEIFESDFGEVYLLNDEPVLFKIEENVYPTLLFKEVLSLLPKVVVDMGAVPHVCNGADVMAPGILRFEGKFVKGDMVLVVDEKYGKPIAVGEILYDLEEAVKVRHGVVVRNIHYVGDKIWKTIRELAGA is encoded by the coding sequence ATGTCGAAAAGGGGTAAGAGACATTTTCTAAAGGATAAAGAGGCGAAGAAGCTTTTAGAAAACGCCTCAAAAAGTCTCAAAATAGCGTTGGAAAAATGTTTCGCCAAAATGCCAAAAATAGAAATTTTTGAATCGGATTTCGGTGAGGTCTACCTCTTAAACGACGAGCCGGTACTTTTCAAAATCGAAGAAAACGTTTACCCAACCCTACTGTTTAAAGAAGTTCTCAGCTTGTTGCCTAAAGTCGTTGTGGATATGGGAGCTGTTCCCCACGTTTGCAATGGTGCAGACGTGATGGCTCCGGGAATTTTACGATTTGAAGGAAAATTTGTGAAAGGCGACATGGTTTTGGTTGTGGACGAGAAATATGGGAAGCCTATTGCCGTTGGCGAAATTCTCTACGATTTGGAAGAGGCTGTTAAGGTTAGACATGGCGTTGTGGTTAGGAACATTCACTATGTCGGCGACAAAATCTGGAAAACTATAAGGGAGTTGGCAGGAGCATAG